A single window of Microplitis demolitor isolate Queensland-Clemson2020A chromosome 7, iyMicDemo2.1a, whole genome shotgun sequence DNA harbors:
- the LOC103574433 gene encoding uncharacterized protein LOC103574433, producing MDLAETMKNIVAKGMQTEMGPPTGTGGAGSGGAGSGYPQNSASGAGYITEKMYMLLQLYLQNKGWNPSIELLQCFTELKEASMLPSAAYLQMMASRVALDAHGRLILRENGKIILPYEHFANAVMLKHMNGPTGLHLGLEGTVRAVMESYTIGRECFGMEKEFIIEVVQNCPNPACRYYKNQLELTQKMGHMAPTYIQDNEATASLLRSSFSHNSDFGMSNSQSNSSHMAAVAAAAGSSSEMSEMQQRNNSQMNHQQRPPSRPSLNIPHRPASSQERKQSIGKHHYESIMANNNAAAVAAAAMNDHKLTDFLRSNNIDSIEGLSSLGLGNLQGLSNANKDLLALHNGAWANDGDKNSRPNSSNPDTGGGKIVRAFAEVMKNMSRMKACVRPAMCKPYGKQSEALQKTLVDTIQLVQSLRSFLPPPHFPVSSWKNEDKHRLDHTSAYLSSSL from the exons atgGACCTTGCagaaacaatgaaaaatatagtcgCTAAAGGAATGCAAACAGAGATGGGTCCGCCAACAGGAACTGGTGGTGCTGGAAGTGGAGGTGCTGGCTCTGGATACCCGCAAAATTCAGCCAGCGGTGCTGGTTACATTACTGAAAAAATGTACATGTTACTGCAATTGTATTTACAAAACAAAGGATGGAATCCGAGTATTGAACTGCTCCAATGTTTTACGGAATTGAAAGAGGCTTCAATGTTACCTAGTGCTGCATATTTACA gATGATGGCATCCAGAGTAGCATTAGACGCCCATGGACGTCTAATTTTACGTGAAAatggtaaaataattcttcCATATGAGCATTTTGCGAACGCGGTTATGCTGAAACACATGAATGGGCCTACGGGATTGCATTTGGGTCTTGAAGGGACTGTCAGAGCTGTCATGGAGTCCTACACGATCGGACGAGAGTGTTTTGGAATGGAGAAAGAGTTTATTATTGAGGTGGTGCAGAATTGTCCGAACCCAGCTTGCCGTTACTACAAGAACCAGCTGGAGCTGACCCAGAAGATGGGTCACATGGCGCCGACTTACATCCAAGACAACGAAGCAACCGCGTCGTTGTTGAGGTCCAGTTTCTCTCACAACTCAGACTTTGGTATGAGCAACTCTCAATCTAACAGCAGCCACATGGCCGCGGTCGCTGCCGCGGCGGGTTCTTCGAGCGAGATGTCGGAAATGCAGCAGAGAAATAACAGTCAGATGAATCATCAGCAGCGACCGCCAAGTCGCCCCTCACTTAATATTCCCCACAGACCTGCTTCTTCTCAGGAGCGCAAGCAGTCCATTGGGAAACATCACTACGAGTCTATAATGGCGAACAACAATGCCGCTGCTGTTGCCGCTGCTGCGATGAATGATCACAAGCTCACTGATTTCTTGAGGTCTAATAACATTGACAGCATCGAAGGATTGAGCAGTTTAGGACTTGGTAATCTTCAAGGACTCAGTAATGCTAATAAAGATTTGCTGGCGTTACATAATGGCGCTTGGGCAAATGATGGTGATAAGAATTCGCGTCCTAACTCTTCTAATCCAGaca cTGGTGGTGGAAAAATAGTACGAGCCTTCGCAgaagttatgaaaaatatgtcAAGAATGAAAGCTTGCGTACGTCCAGCGATGTGTAAACCTTACGGAAAGCAATCAgaagctctacaaaaaa cGCTTGTCGACACAATTCAGCTAGTGCAGTCACTAAGGAGTTTTCTTCCACCGCCTCATTTTCCGGTCTCCAGCTGGAAAAATGAAGACAAACATAGGTTAGATCATACTTCTGCATATTTATCATCTTCAttgtaa
- the LOC103574394 gene encoding COMM domain-containing protein 10 isoform X1, which yields MWITITPKLKKGLEIVAQLDNVKFRQLVNHICQGLYTGNEKIFSEDEEDKLMTSLNLKKDNLSLLLDTITFIYSQAAFSIIEPAQMESCMNDKFSLSEDKISIFVNAWSTYSKQIIDTLRRKSVFPNRIEDINWSFNIQASSPEHAADSKPVLLLQLNMSDESKPLTVEMDKSSLSDLYENLEKIQSQLDALK from the exons atgtGGATCACTATAACCCCGAA GTTGAAAAAAGGATTAGAAATAGTAGCGCAACTTGACAATGTTAAATTTCGCCAACTGGTTAATCATATTTGTCAAGGATTGTACAcaggaaatgaaaaaatatttagcgaagatgaagaagataaattaatgacgtcacttaatttaaaaaaggatAATTTAAGTTTGCTACTGGATactattacatttatttactcaCAAGCTGCATTCAGTATTATTGAACCAGCGCAGATGGAAAGTTGtatgaatgataaattttcattatcagaagataaaatatcaatatttgttAATGCCTGGAGTACTTAttctaaacaaataattgatacATTACGTCGTAAATCTGTTTTTCCTAatcga attGAAGATATAAATTGGAGTTTTAATATCCAAGCATCGTCACCAGAACACGCTGCTGACAGTAAACCAGTactattattacaattaaatatgagTGATGAATCTAAACCACTTACTGTTGAAATGGACAAGTCAAGTTTGTcggatttatatgaaaatttagaaaaaattcaaagccaACTCGACGCGCTTAAATAA
- the LOC103574394 gene encoding COMM domain-containing protein 10 isoform X2 → MLKKGLEIVAQLDNVKFRQLVNHICQGLYTGNEKIFSEDEEDKLMTSLNLKKDNLSLLLDTITFIYSQAAFSIIEPAQMESCMNDKFSLSEDKISIFVNAWSTYSKQIIDTLRRKSVFPNRIEDINWSFNIQASSPEHAADSKPVLLLQLNMSDESKPLTVEMDKSSLSDLYENLEKIQSQLDALK, encoded by the exons at GTTGAAAAAAGGATTAGAAATAGTAGCGCAACTTGACAATGTTAAATTTCGCCAACTGGTTAATCATATTTGTCAAGGATTGTACAcaggaaatgaaaaaatatttagcgaagatgaagaagataaattaatgacgtcacttaatttaaaaaaggatAATTTAAGTTTGCTACTGGATactattacatttatttactcaCAAGCTGCATTCAGTATTATTGAACCAGCGCAGATGGAAAGTTGtatgaatgataaattttcattatcagaagataaaatatcaatatttgttAATGCCTGGAGTACTTAttctaaacaaataattgatacATTACGTCGTAAATCTGTTTTTCCTAatcga attGAAGATATAAATTGGAGTTTTAATATCCAAGCATCGTCACCAGAACACGCTGCTGACAGTAAACCAGTactattattacaattaaatatgagTGATGAATCTAAACCACTTACTGTTGAAATGGACAAGTCAAGTTTGTcggatttatatgaaaatttagaaaaaattcaaagccaACTCGACGCGCTTAAATAA
- the LOC103574414 gene encoding uncharacterized protein LOC103574414, with the protein MEMLFNNFLIVLIIIYINTIYGRSSERSADVSIYFNGTTPSANVTEEVEGTNEFASQFPPPDVSDHADNNSSSVIFVDVPQHTETALGTSVLLTCRTAHPVVDCQWSWQPLPPVNLPLPDINPLNSNETTREILQVSTEAVFSPPTSASTQSLPVRQFPAFGNNSNDCSVRFTNTKYEQIGYWTCAARANINATFVSTLPAKLDIATHKSEEPIIFTETDDAIEAAADSSAQIICRTEKPVSECQWSWRLLNQTKVWNIEVKKFPSFGVNKTDCSIKFKNVLPEQEGLWTCGVQSDTDTSSSFIQTKPIKFFVSEVEFIQLSQGIQAAAGESALLRCLVNKPVVQCEWSWKPLNSSKEPMVIKNFVPNDDNKHDCSVRFKNVLYEEEGLWTCGVRLTSSGRLHEAAPAKLTLLPSAKINFTESPQNKSVLVSSHQLLKCTANSRLEKCTWLWKSLSNDVEVVAKNTFPSYGSLGNNCSLNIPEISTEDQGYWACQATSSNNLIITSAFAKIIVYNKEKVEFSELLQDIQISSGSSVYLRCVVSSAVEQCRWSLTPVNSNTTVVVKQFTPVSPAGRDCSVRLSHALAEQQGLWTCGVKVHGMDNYMNAPPAKLSLLEPEPARVAMITNTHEVVTLACKLYPLPSDTKCQWIHDLKDKSKRMNVTHKLRQGVLMNHTSGICMIQFKPDASDLGLWTCKFIINTDKGDFILGNSSLILVIKHTEDERLGWIVGAVTTFILFLMILAVVLIVWRAKLFARESSRIFETAPLKDKVPDNCNKDAEFELSDTRLSRNSSSNNSVLSRNSPFLGNIQKYQHQR; encoded by the exons ATGGAAatgttattcaataattttttaatcgttttgataattatttatattaatacgaTATACG GAAGATCCAGTGAAAGATCAGCAGATGTGTCGATTTACTTCAACGGCACAACTCCGTCAGCAAATGTTACCGAAGAGGTGGAGGGAACGAATGAATTTGCATCACAATTTCCACCACCTGATGTTAGTGATCATGCTGATAATAACTCAAGTTCGGTAATTTTTGTGGACGTTCCTCAGCACACTGAGACGGCTTTGGGAACGTCTGTGTTATTAACATGTCGAACAGCACATCCAGTCGTTGACTGCCAGTGGTCCTGGCAGCCACTACCACCGGTAAATTTACCTCTTCCGGACATCAACCCTTTAAATTCCAACGAAACGACACGTGAAATTCTACAGGTTTCAACAGAAGCTGTTTTTTCCCCGCCAACCTCCGCCAGCACACAATCATTACCTGTAAGACAATTTCCGGCTTTtggtaataatagtaatgattgTTCTGTTAGATTTACAAATACTAAATATGAACAAATTGGATACTGGACATGCGCTGCACGCGCTAACATTAATGCTACTTTTGTCAGTACTTTACCTGCCAAATTGGATATTGCTACTCATAAATCTG aaGAACCAATAATATTTACTGAGACGGATGATGCAATAGAGGCAGCGGCTGATTCATCAGCCCAAATAATATGTCGTACAGAAAAGCCGGTGAGCGAGTGTCAGTGGTCGTGGCGGTTATTAAATCAGACAAAAGTCTGGAACATAGAAGTAAAAAAGTTTCCGTCATTCGGAGTAAACAAGACCGACTGCagtattaaattcaaaaacgtGCTGCCGGAGCAAGAGGGACTGTGGACATGTGGAGTTCAAAGCGACACTGACACGAGCAGCAGTTTTATTCAGACaaaaccaataaaatttttcgtgtCAGAAG TGGAATTCATACAGCTTTCGCAAGGTATCCAGGCAGCCGCAGGGGAATCTGCCCTGCTCAGATGCCTGGTGAACAAACCGGTCGTACAATGCGAGTGGTCTTGGAAACCCCTCAATTCCAGTAAAGAGCCCAtggtcataaaaaattttgtgccaAATGACGATAACAAGCATGACTGTTCAGtcagatttaaaaatgtattgtaTGAAGAGGAGGGTCTTTGGACTTGTGGCGTAAGATTAACATCCTCTGGTCGGCTTCATGAGGCTGCTCCCGCTAAACTTACACTTTTACCTTCAG caaaaataaatttcactgaATCACCGCAAAATAAATCGGTGTTGGTATCAAGTCATCAGCTACTCAAGTGTACAGCGAATAGCCGTTTAGAAAAATGTACATGGCTATGGAAATCACTGTCAAATGACGTGGAAGTTGTTGCTAAAAATACATTTCCAAGTTACGGTAGTTTAGGAAATAATTGTAGTCTCAATATTCCGGAAATAAGTACTGAAGATCAGGGCTACTGGGCTTGTCAAGCAACGTCTTCAAATAATCTAATAATTACTTCAGCTTTtgctaaaataattgtttacaataaag agaaAGTTGAATTTTCGGAACTGTTGCAAGACATACAGATATCGTCGGGTAGCAGTGTTTATTTACGATGCGTTGTGTCATCAGCAGTTGAACAATGCAGATGGTCATTGACGCCAGTTAATTCAAATACAACTGTCGTTGTCAAACAATTTACACCAGTTAGTCCAGCTGGACGAGACTGCAGTGTCAGATTAAGCCACGCGTTGGCTGAACAACAGGGCCTGTGGACCTGTGGTGTCAAAGTTCACGGAATGGATAATTATATGAACGCACCACCGGCAAAGCTTAGTCTCCTTGAACCAG aaccAGCTAGAGTTGCAATGATAACAAATACCCATGAAGTTGTCACACTGGCTTGCAAACTTTATCCACTGCCATCAGACACTAAGTGCCAGTGGATTCatgatttaaaagataaaagtaAACGAATGAATGTAACTCATAAATTAAg gCAAGGCGTGTTAATGAATCATACTTCAGGAATTTGTATGATACAATTTAAACCGGATGCCAGTGATCTAGGATTGTGGAcctgtaaatttattattaatacggACAAAGGTGATTTTATACTAGGGAATTCGTCATTGATACTGGTGATTAAACACacag AAGATGAACGACTGGGATGGATTGTTGGTGCAGTAACGACATTTATTCTATTTCTAATGATTTTGGCAGTTGTATTAATTGTTTGGAGAGCAAAGCTATTTGCCAGAGAGTCTTCACGAATTTTTGAAACCGCCCCGCTTAAAGATAAAGTACCCGACAATTGTAACAAAGACGCGGAATTTGAATTATCAGATACTCGTTTATCAAGAAACTCATCATCGAATAATTCAGTATTGTCAAGAAATTCACCGTTTTTGGGTAACATTCAAAAGTATCAGCATCAACGATAA
- the LOC103574367 gene encoding protein phosphatase methylesterase 1, with translation MSALQKSVLKSKLPPSGMDFTTTRSCKARALQRKRDYDPIEWTPFFDDSKDIVIGENTFHIYTKGNQGPTLVLLHGGGYSALTWAEFTKSITSMIICRVLALDLRGHGDTHTTDDEDLSGDTLAMDVAAVVKKVTEGNPVILVGHSMGGAVAVRAAEHLDNLTGLTLIDVVEGTAMDALTSMQSFLRSRPTNFSSISQAIEWCVRSGQIRNIESAKVSVPGQIKNNETNKLATHDIKDVLASSIAHSNENLSVSIERDDVIPEDKVGEDDHHDDKEEEEEEGEETKEKTDKLPTATKDFATQNKKYSWRINLSKTENHWSGWFKGLSAAFLDVPAPKLLLLAGIDRLDRELTVGQMQGKFQMQVLPACGHAVHEDVPDKVAEAIATFMVRNKFAEPASDFHRVFPAC, from the exons ATGTCAGCTCTACAAAAATCTGTATTGAAATCAAAACTTCCACCTTCTGGAATGGATTTTACAACGACAag atcATGTAAAGCCAGAGCATTACAACGAAAGCGTGATTATGATCCAATAGAATGGACACCTTTTTTTGATGATTCCAAGGACATCGTGATAGGAGAAAAtacatttcatatttatactAAAGGAAATCAAGGACCAACTCTAGTATTATTGCATGGTGGTGGCTATAGTGCTCTTACTTGGGCTGAATTTACg aaatCTATAACatcaatgataatttgtaGAGTATTAGCACTTGATTTACGAGGTCATGGTGACACTCATACAACTGATGATGAAGATTTATCAGGAGATACATTAgcaat ggATGTTGCAgctgttgtaaaaaaagtgacAGAAGGTAATCCTGTAATTTTAGTTGGCCATAGCATGGGAGGTGCAGTTGCTGTACGAGCAGCTGAGCACTTGGATAATTTAACAGGATTAACTCTGATCGATGTCGTTGAAGGCACAGCTATGGACGCCTTGACATCGATGCAGAGTTTCCTCAGGTCAAGGCCAACTAACTTTAGTTCAATCTCTCAAGCTATTGAGTGGTG tgtaCGCAGCGGACAAATACGTAATATTGAGTCGGCAAAAGTGTCTGTTCCaggacaaataaaaaataatgaaacaaaTAAACTTGCGACCCATGATATCAAAGATGTATTGGCATCATCAATCGcccattcaaatgaaaatttatcagtttctATTGAACGTGACGATGTAATACCTGAAGACAAAGTTGGTGAGGATGACCATCATGATGATAAGGAGGAGGAGGAGGAAGAGGGAGAGGAGACTAAAgaaaaaacagataaattaCCTACTGCGACAAAAGATTTTGCCacccaaaataaaaaatatagttggagaataaatttatctaaaactGAAAATCACTGGAGCGGTTGGTTCAAAGGTTTATCAGCAGCATTTTTGGATGTTCCTGCTCCAAAATTGTTACTGTTAGCTGGGATTGATAGATTGGATCGTGAGCTTACCGTAGGACAAATGCAAG gaaaatttcaaatgcaAGTACTGCCCGCTTGTGGACATGCAGTACATGAAGACGTTCCCGATAAAGTTGCAGAAGCAATAGCTACATTTATGGTGCGAAATAAATTTGCCGAACCGGCATCAGACTTTCATCGTGTGTTTCCGgcatgttaa